The region NNNNNNNNNNNNNNNNNNNNNNNNNNNNNNNNNNNNNNNNNNNNNNNNNNCGACCGAAGCGCCAGCACTGGAGGAAGCCGAGGCGGTGGCGGGGTTGGCGGAGGCcatcgggcgaggcggcggcgacgatcggcggcggcgcgagggggtgCAGCGGAAGACACAAAAAACCCTAGTCTGATACCATGTTAAACCAGGATATTGGGGCAACTGCTCGACACCCTTGGGGGGTGCgactatctcattatatataagcaCCAAAGGGTACAAGTACAAGGTGTATACACAAGTCTATGTATAAACAAGCCTACGTATACATATACAGTCTAACACATTTACTGTAGCTATTATAGTATTTAATAGTTTCTCTGTTAACCAGGAGGAGCTACCGAGGTCTGCTCATCAGTTCTCTCTATAACACAAGTAAAAGTCTTAATTGATTCGAAAAAAAGTCTTAATTGCTAACCCCTATTTGGTTTATTATATGTCCGTTAATTTTCTGTAGTGGGACTCTATTGAGTATATACGGAAAGAACATTTGAAGTCTGCTTGATGCAGTTTCTCCATCGAGTATTCAGAAAGGCACCTCATGGAGTGACATCTAAGGAATGAGCCTTCTACCGGTGGTGTAGAAGAATTAGACTCTTGAGAGCGGCGTGCAGATAACTTTTTCCGAAATTGAAATTTAAGAAGAGGTAGTTAGGTAACAGTGAGCGTTGTACACAATATTCATAGGATCTTGTGGAATGAACTTacgagtagtgatctaaacgctcttatatttctttacgaagggaGTAAAACAGAAGAAGTTGAAGAGTGTTCAATTCTGTCAGTCCGAACTTCCATACCTAACTACGTTTTGACCACGGCTAGAGGAGTGAATTGATCTGTGAGCGTAGGCTTCCATTCCTCCAGATTTTGCATTTCCTATCAAATTTATGCGCCGTCCCTATACAGCCACGTACTACATGGCAGGCAACTATCCAAGCAGGGCAGGAGCCTCTTGCTGGCGGCCGACGGGCCGCCGGTCCGAGAATTCAACTTGACATCCGGGAGGAAGAATCCGGTGACCGTGCGCATATAATTCCGAGTGAATCCAGCTGCCAAGCAGAAGCCCCATTGCAATTGCAACGTACGCCCACTTAACATAGATCGACATGAAAAGTGACTAGCAAAATGAGAACGGACCGCCTAGATATTCGACTGATGTATCAAAATAAGATCGATCGGATCGACATGCACGCGGGGTACCTGACGCGTCTAATACAGTTCCAGTCGATCGGTTATGTCATGCATGATACAATTGTCCGTCGGAGTATGGACGAAGTTCGAGTTTTCAGCTCTCAAAGTCTCAATTATCTCCCAATGTTGATTTAGCACGGGATTCTTCAAAAACGTCCAAATTTGCACCGTCCAACTGCCAAACACGTATGTGGTTTTAACGCTGGTTTTCCCTGTTGCAGTGGTTTTTCTCGTCAACGTGGATCCTAGTAATCACCAATCAACATGGAAAGAACCTACTCAAGTATAGATAGAATAGAAAAAAAAGAGTGGTTTGAAGAAGATTGGGAAGATATAAAACACAAGCCTTTTTTTCTAATCTTGTTATAAAGGAAAAACTCCAATCGTGTGCTTCACTCTTACACTCCAACATGTTATTACTATTTTGGTCTCAACAACAATTTATTCAAGTTATTGTTAGTATCTATGAATTATACATATTCTCTCCTTTATATAATGAGTCTGTTGGGAGTCACTATAGCACAAGAGCAATCGCCCCCACATCATGATGTCATCATGCAGCATGTGCCATTGCCATGAGATCATGCATGCTGCGCCGTTTGTTGAACGTTTGCGGAATATCATGATTTTTTTCGCAACACAACCCACATACATGATGTGAAGTATAGTGAACGTCTGCTCACTATGCTATGCTAGTTTAGCCACGTAGGGGAATTATTCGAAGCAGGGCAGGAGCTTCTAAGGTCTAAGGTCACGGCCGACTGGCCGGTTTTAGAATTCAACTTGACAACCAGGAAGGAAGAATCCGGCCGGTGACCGGCCATGAGCATACTTCCGTGTGAACCATGACAACCGATAGCCCCATCTGGATTGCGACGTACTCCCCATTTAGCATACATCGGTATATATTCCGTCAAAAAAAAGCATACATCGGTATATACGGAAAGATATAACATACGAGCCTCTTTATTTTTACACTTCGTTTTTCGAGTTATTACGTTTCTGTGACGTCGTAGACGAGTGGGGTTGATGTGTCAGTTACATGGAGTTCCACAAAAGTACAACTGCAAGATCTAACTGGATCAAAGCAAAGTCAGACCTAGGCATTACTATGAGAGAAACTGTGTGAACACGCAGAGGTGGAAAGTAGTGTTTGGTTTGGAAGACTTCGTCGAAAATCATATTTGGCCAATAGTTGAAGATTTTCTATAGAATATGCGCATCCATACATCTCTAGTTTGCACAGTAAATATAAAAAAGCATTAGCTACTGTGTTTTTGGTAAAATTAGTACATATCATCACATAAGTCAAGAAACAGCTTTCATGATCATATTACAGTTTGACGCCAACATATTATATGCTACTACaaagtactactacctccgtcccaaaattcttgtcttagatttgtctaaatacggatgtatcaagtcgcgttttagtattagatacatctgtatctagtcaaatctaagacaagaattttagaaCAGAGGGAGTACCTCTTAACCGAAATATAAGAAGTTTTTGTTCAAGTGCAAAGACGTCTTATATTTTGGTAGAGAGTAGCTGTCAAAGTTAGACGTTCAATACTCGCCCAAGACTCTTTCTATGTTCCAAAATTGACCCATATATTTACTTGCGAACTGATGGAGTAAAAGATCACATtctaaggccttgtttggttcataagtcctaggactttttttagtttCAACTTATAAGTcacaagtccctaaaaagtccctacctgtttggttcctgagacttataagtccctataagaccatattacaactataagtccctataagtccctccttaagaatcttatttcataagtctcaaatgcccactttaagtccctataagtctctCCTGTTTgatttagatgggacttatagaaacttttttaagtccctaagctAATAAGTCCCtcgaaacaaacaccctctaacttCTGCAAGAATTAAAAAGTACAGCCTAGCTAGCTCGCCATTAGGCGTGATGTCAGTTACTTCTCAAAGTCCTCCGGCCCTTCCTTACATGTATAAGGAATAACAGCGCCCCTGCTCTAATTAAGCTCCACTGGTAAACCTAATAGCCATTAGGCGTGATGTCAGAAACTTCTCAATGTCCTCCTGCCCTATCCTTACATGTAATACGTGTAAGGCTTAAACAGCGACCCTTGCTCTAATTAAGCATCCGTTGGTTAACCTAACCCAATGATTACTCTACATGCACGTAAGTTCTATGGATAGCCACGTAGCGACTAAATGGGCTCGAATGGAAAAAAGAACTCCACGGGGCTTGACGAGGTCGAGCTCGAGCCGGCCAAGTTGCGCGTTCTGATGCGCCAACCAAACCAGAGCTGTGCACGTATGCTACGTTACCATGCGTGACTCGTCAGTCGACATGCACAGGTGGCGTATCCAACTTGAAGGCCTGACACTATAAAGCAGGCACAATGCTCTCGTACAGTTCCACCCATCTCGTGCAAACATACATAGCCAAACACACGAAGGCTCGAACGTATAGAAAACATGTCGAGGCCTCTGCTTGCAATGGCCGCGGCGGCGATCGTCGTCGCCTGCTGTTTCGCGGCGTGTCCGGTGGGCGCGGGCGCGAGCGCTGGTGGCTTCTACGACAACTTCGTGGTGAAGTGGGGCACGGACCCAGACCCTGACCGGCGGGTCGAGATCGTCGACGGCGGCCGGCTCGTGACGATCACCCTCAACAACGTCTCCGGCGCCGGGTTCCAGTCCCGGGACGCCTTCCTCTTCGGCGAGTTCACCATGGAGATGAAGCTCGTGCCCGGCGACTCCGCCGGCACGGTCACCACCTTCTACGTAAGCCCGTCTCGCCTAAccaccaatactttccatgcatacttCTTCCCCACATATCCATCGTTCATGCGTTGATTGCATGCACGAATTCCTTGGAAAATTTGATGTACGTACGTATGCATGTATtgagcttgtgttttgattgtgcaTGCATGATGATTTTCGTGCAGCTGACATCGAAGGACCCGACGGCGGTGGGGGACGGGCACGACGAGATCGACTTCGAGTTCCTGGGCAACGTCAGCGGGGAGCCGTACCTGATGCAGACCAACGTGTTCGCGCAGGGCGTCGGGGGCAGGGAGCAGCGGTCCTACCTCTGGTTCGACCCGACAGAGGACTTCCACAACTACACAATCCTGTGGAACCCTCTGAACATCATGTACGTGCTCATCGACGTGTCCCCCATGCAAGCGTCTAATCATTCATATCTTGCATATTTAAATCAATCATTCGAATCTTGCAAATATGCGCTGTTTCTAACGTTCTGTTGTCTCAGCCAAGCTAGCTAGTAGCTGAAAATTAAGCAGGCGTGAACCCGACGATAAGCACATGAAGACCAAACACGACAGGACAGAATTGTGTCCGGGGACGACTCTTTCAAACGCGTGTTCGCGCATGAAAAATATGACCGTTTAACTGAACTTGGCGGCCCAAAGTATCACATACGCATGGGCTTACATGCACCAAGCTTTTCCTCCTCATAGCTGGGCTTTCTTCCCTGGTTTGTCCTAGGCCCGTTTACTCACAAGATTTTTTCCAGTTCTAAAAAAAAACTCGCACGGTCCTTCCTTTTTCCTTTGCGCGCCGCTCTAAAGCAAGCAAGGGATTTTTTTTCCGTCctctattttttctttttgaaaaagcaaACCAGTTTCTCTCAAACAGATCATAAAGCGATGGTTTTTCTCAAATAAAAGTATACAAAAATGGAAAGCGACTAATATGTTCCGTTTTGGTCAAAAGATGAGAAAGCTAGTAGTAAAATTCAAGTTTTTCGTCCAAATTAAACACCCATTTTTATAGCAACCTTCCACTGAGTAGCAAACTTGAACAGCAACTTGCTACTCTGGCCATCCGGGAGACGATTTTCTCGACACTCTTCATTCAAATCATTCTAGTTTAGCCGCGTCGGCATATTTGGAAGCACGAGAACACCACCTGTCCCAACCAGCTGCACCTTTAAACGAAGAAGGGATCGAGGAAAACGTGAGGAGGCACATGAGGTGCCTGCGTAGATAACATGCACGTCAACTTAGCCCCTAAACAAAACAGCTAATGATGCGATAATCGTACTAGTACGCGGAGTCAAATGCTAGATTCTGCCAAAACAGAATTTTTTTACCCAGCATCTGAATCAAAATCTCGGCAAATTCAATAGTACCCAAGGCCAGTTGGCCCATCACTGCACTGCGCCGAGTAATCGATCGAATTAATGCATCGGATCTCCTGCGGCATCTAACAgctctttttttgtttctttgatGCTCTGTTTTCCAGCTTCTCTGTGGACGGTGTGCCAGTGCGCGTGTTCCGGAACCACGACGCGAATGGCGTGCCGTACCTGACCAGGCAGGCGATGAAGGTGCACGCGACCATCTGGGACGGCGACACCTGGGCCACGCGCGGCGGCCGGGTCAAGATCGACTGGGCGCACGCGCCCTTCGTCGCCTCCTACGGGACCTACGCCGCCAGCGCCTGCGTCTCCGCGGCCGGCAACGGCGATCAGGACGGAGCGCCGTCGGCCTTCTGCTGCCCGGGCGACGCCCCGTCGTGGATGGCCCGGCGGCTGGGGCCGGACGGCGAGCGCGCGGTGGCGTGGGCGCGCGACAAGTACATGGTGATGGACTACTGCGACGACCCCTGGAACCTCGGCCGCCCCGCCGAGTGCGACATGGACAGCCTCGCCTCAGCCGTGTGATAGTTTGGTTCCGTCGGCCATACTCACCACATACGTGTCGTCGTGTGCCAGACAGACAGGCGTACGGTGTTTGTGTTGGTGCTTCTAGCGTCTAGCCTAGCCTGCTAGGTCGTCTCACTCAGATGTGACGTGTGATTTTTTGTCACAAAGGACCATACATGCTGTTGTATTGACAGAAAAAACCACCTTCAAACTGTATTAACAAAAAAGACCATGTACACCGTGGCGGCAGGTCCGGcagccgacacgtggcacctgccgccacggccAGCGGCGGCCAGACCTGCCGCCACAACCTCAGGCGGCAGCTCAGCTGCAACAGGTTTTCGGCCCATGCAACTACTGGCGACGGAACGGGAAGAGGTGGCGGGTCCCGCCGCCTATCCCTATGGCGGTAGCTCCTTTTTCTGCTGTAGTACAGTGGCGCTAATTCCTACTTTTCTATTCAAGTTTTGACATGTTTTATTATTTATCAAGCCATATGCTACAACAGAAACAAATACAGTAAATACTAGTATGTGTGTGGAGAAACTTTGCAACGAAGGAACCAACATGCTTCGAATTTGCCTCAGACTTGGGGAGCGAGAATGAAAGAGCAAGGCAGTACTGGATCGGGTGCAAGCAGCGGCGCACAAACTTGGAAGCGGCCGAGTTGCTTTTGACTGCTTCGCGTGGGGCCGTCGCATCGTGCTGCTGCACGGGCTGTCGCGCTGTAGGAGCTGCCCGCCACCTCTTCCTATCCCGTTGCGAGTCGATGCGTCCGATGGAAATCTGTTGGAGCCGAGCTGCCGCCTGAGGCTGTGGCGGCAGGTCGTGCCGCCTCCAcatgtggcggcaggtgccacttgTTGGCTGCCAGACTTGCCGCCATGGCGTATGTAGTCTTTTTTGTCAATATGGTCTGCGAGTGGTCCTTTCTGCCAATATGATAGCGTATGTGGTCCTTTTGAATAAAAAATCGCAAATAGGCGTAGCGTATATAATACAGGAGATAACTACTAGGAGTTTCTCTAGCGGATCATAGCAAGGATGATTCCTGCAGAAACCTGCCCCTGCTTAACCTGTAGCCGTGTAATTCATGCATATACAGACGCTGAGATAATTAAGATTAACTCATTTCTCGACATCTTGAGCCTGGACGAAGAGCAAACTGGCCAAAAAAAAATCGCTCTGTGTGTGTCATATAAATGTTGATACAAGTGGAGGAAAGGGGAGGCCGGAATCAGAAATCCAATGAAAGAATCAAGCCCGCTGCGCCGCACGTACCTGTTTCTTCAGATGTACAAAAATAATCAGGGTACGATACTGTATATCGAACCCAAACAATGAATCGATCGCTCAACCCTCTCACTCAACCAAGCCCAATGAGATCAAATTCCTCACGGGCGGGGCGGGAGCGAGCACTCCTTGGGCCTGCTGGTGGCGGTGTACCGGTTGCTCATGTCGGT is a window of Triticum dicoccoides isolate Atlit2015 ecotype Zavitan chromosome 2B, WEW_v2.0, whole genome shotgun sequence DNA encoding:
- the LOC119365470 gene encoding putative xyloglucan endotransglucosylase/hydrolase protein 13, which produces MSRPLLAMAAAAIVVACCFAACPVGAGASAGGFYDNFVVKWGTDPDPDRRVEIVDGGRLVTITLNNVSGAGFQSRDAFLFGEFTMEMKLVPGDSAGTVTTFYLTSKDPTAVGDGHDEIDFEFLGNVSGEPYLMQTNVFAQGVGGREQRSYLWFDPTEDFHNYTILWNPLNIIFSVDGVPVRVFRNHDANGVPYLTRQAMKVHATIWDGDTWATRGGRVKIDWAHAPFVASYGTYAASACVSAAGNGDQDGAPSAFCCPGDAPSWMARRLGPDGERAVAWARDKYMVMDYCDDPWNLGRPAECDMDSLASAV